In a genomic window of Hippoglossus stenolepis isolate QCI-W04-F060 chromosome 17, HSTE1.2, whole genome shotgun sequence:
- the LOC118125278 gene encoding ras-related protein Rab-5A has protein sequence MANRGGATRPNGPNAGNKICQFKLVLLGESAVGKSSLVLRFVKGQFHEFQESTIGAAFLTQTVCLDDTTVKFEIWDTAGQERYHSLAPMYYRGAQAAIVVYDITNEESFARAKNWVKELQRQASPNIVIALSGNKADLASKRAVDFQDAQSYADDNSLLFMETSAKTSMNVNEIFMAIAKRLPKSEPQAVGPNTARTRGVDLTEAAQPAKAPCCSN, from the exons ATGGCCAATCGGGGAGGAGCTACGAGACCCAATGGGCCCAACGCAGGGAACAAGATCTGTCAGTTTAAGCTGGTGCTGTTGGGGGAGTCAGCTGTTGGAAAGTCCAGCTTAGTGCTTCGCTTCGTCAAAGGCCAGTTCCATGAATTCCAGGAGAGCACAATAGGAG CGGCCTTCCTCACTCAAACAGTGTGTCTAGATGACACAACAGTGAAATTCGAAATCTGGGACACTGCAGGCCAGGAGCGTTACCACAGTTTGGCACCCATGTATTACAGAGGAGCACAGGCTGCCATTGTGGTCTACGACATCACAAACGAG GAATCCTTTGCACGGGCTAAGAACTGggtgaaggagctgcagagacaagcCAGCCCAAATATCGTCATCGCTCTGTCAGGCAACAAAGCTGACCTAGCCAGCAAGAGAGCTGTCGATTTCCAG GATGCCCAGTCCTACGCAGATGACAACAGCTTACTTTTCATGGAAACATCCGCTAAGACTTCTATGAATGTGAACGAGATATTTATGGCTATTG CAAAGAGATTGCCGAAGAGTGAGCCTCAGGCTGTAGGACCAAACACCGCACGCACCCGGGGAGTGGACCTGACAGAAGCCGCCCAGCCAGCCAAGGCTCCGTGCTGCAGTAACTAA
- the otud6b gene encoding deubiquitinase OTUD6B: MEEETPEEQLVKQQRKEKKDLQAKIQSMKNAVPKNDKKRRKQLTEEIAKLEADLSQKHEEEIGQRQSTPDVKVEELVNGVETMEMEDREQEEGKQTRVSKAQKRREKKATQDKERESRIAEAEVQNLQGVRHQEGVKLAQKLAQQQLQIKEISSDGHCMYRAIEDQLAQRSKAGLTMSVKRLRSHTAEYMRGHVDDFLPFLTNPNTGDMFTTEEFEKYCSEVELTAAWGGQLELRALTQVLQLPIEVIQADSPAIKIGEEYKSEQITLVYMRHAYGLGEHYNSVERLKEPANAEDS; encoded by the exons atggaggaggagacaccGGAGGAGCAGCTGGTGAAACAGCAgcgaaaggaaaaaaaagatctgcaAG CTAAAATCCAGAGCATGAAAAATGCGGTCCCCAAAAATGACaagaaaaggaggaagcagTTGACAGAGGAAATTGCCAAGCTGGAAGCGGACCTCAGTCAGAAACATGAGGAGGAAATCGGGCAGCGCCAATCTACACCTGACGTAAAG GTGGAAGAGTTGGTGAATGGAGTTGAGACCATGGAGATGGAGGATAGAGAACAAGAGGAGGGCAAACAAACACGAGTATCAAAGGCCCAGAAGAGAAGG GAAAAGAAGGCTACACAGgacaaggagagggagagcaggataGCAGAGGCCGAGGTGCAGAACCTGCAGGGTGTGAGGCACCAGGAGGGCGTAAAGCTGGCTCAGAAACTCgcccagcagcagctccagatcAAGGAGATCTCCTCCGATGGCCACTGCATGTACCGAGCTATTGAAGATCAGCTGGCACAGCGATCAAAG gCTGGTTTAACCATGAGTGTGAAGAGGCTGCGGTCTCATACTGCCGAGTACATGAGAGGCCATGTTGATGACTTCCTGCCTTTCCTCACCAACCCCAACACTGgtgacatgttcacaacag AGGAGTTTGAGAAATACTGCAGTGAAGTGGAGCTCACAGCAGCTTGGGGTGGACAACTGGAG CTCCGAGCTTTGACCCAAGTTCTCCAGCTGCCGATAGAAGTGATCCAGGCTGATTCCCCAGCTATAAAAATTGGGGAGGAATATAAAAGCGAGCAGATCACCCTTGT CTACATGCGTCACGCCTATGGTTTGGGAGAGCACTACAATTCCGTGGAGCGGCTAAAGGAACCAGCCAATGCCGAGGACAGCTGA
- the lrrc69 gene encoding leucine-rich repeat-containing protein 69 has translation METCGEDRCVLQMAEFVVRASYGKATSLNLSSKKLKEVPQCVFSLTSLSVLLLNNNCITALPSQLTSLQHLAELNLGNNALKEIPAVLRHLESLKKLYLFSNQITAVSPEVMGALRNLVVLNLNHNQIQRLPPEIKSLRKLRHLSVLDNNLEEVPAELGHLTKLSEMNLTSNRLSRLPEQLYQCRGLTKLHVARNQLTSLPEGIGALEKLQVLDVAGNKLSMFPVEFHLVPLKELHCEGNRFVHCEPMPSTQDAEVLALKELVARFVLWENRNKFSLIQRMLPHYPHLTALLANGSCCAVCLRPFLTTWLECVHFVSLRKDMRIKSSLTIPVRALLCSYKCFNTEGHSYYGVAIR, from the exons ATGGAAACCTGTGGAGAAGACAGGTGTGTTTTACAAATGGCTGAATTCGTGGTCAGAGCTTCCTATGGTAAAGCGACGTCTCTGAATTTGAGCTCAAAGAAGCTGAAAGAGGttcctcagtgtgttttctctttaacaAGCCTGTCGGTTCTCCTGCTGAACAACAACTGTATCACTGCTCTGCCCTCACAGCTAACATCTCTCCAACAC CTGGCAGAGTTGAATCTGGGGAATAACGCCCTGAAGGAGATTCCAGCTGTTTTGCGCCACCTGGAGTCCTTGAAGAAACTTTATCTGTTCAGCAACCAGATAACAGCAGTTTCACCGGAAGTGATGG gtGCCCTACGAAATCTTGTTGTGCTCAATCTGAACCACAACCAAATACAGAGACTTCCTCCAGAGATTAAAAG TTTGAGGAAGCTTCGACATCTCAGTGTGCTGGACAATAACCTGGAGGAGGTCCCTGCTGAGCTGGGTCATCTCACCAAGCTGTCTGAGATGAACCTGACTTCCAACAGGCTGTCTCGGTTGCCTGAGCAGCTGTACCAGTGTCGCGGGCTGACCAAGCTCCACGTGGCCAGAAACCAGCTGACCAGCCTCCCAGAG GGGATTGGGGCTCTGGAAAAACTCCAGGTTCTCGATGTGGCTGGGAACAAGTTGTCCATGTTCCCCGTTGAG TTTCACCTGGTGCCCCTGAAGGAGCTGCACTGTGAAGGCAACAGGTTTGTGCACTGTGAGCCAATGCCGTCAACGCAGGATGCAGAAGTACTCGCATTAAAG GAACTGGTTGCAAGATTTGTGTTGTGGGAGAACAGGAACAAGTTCTCTCTGATCCAGAGGATGCTTCCCCACTACCCACATCTCACTGCTCTGTTAGCCAATggcagctgttgtgcagtttgcCTCCGCCCCTTTCTCACCACCTGGCTGGAGTGCGTGCATTTTGTCAGTCTGAGGAAG gacATGAGAATTAAGAGTTCATTGACTATTCCTGTCCGTGCCCTTCTCTGCTCCTACAAGTGCTTTAATACAGAAGGACACTCCTACTATGGCGTTGCTATAAGATGA